A genomic segment from Juglans regia cultivar Chandler chromosome 14, Walnut 2.0, whole genome shotgun sequence encodes:
- the LOC108996981 gene encoding SWR1 complex subunit 6 yields the protein MDEDNSSPFRRMSSRTRKVAPRMVAALANSDNRAQAALARLEALENDNAGMETIEINEDDDTSLDDEDQVYMHKRQSKGTKRKTRQAKALENARKAPRTFAELLHEASIETLPSHVPSYLKAAVGPPSSTSRRHFCTVCGYAASYTCVKCGMRFCSCRCQNIHNDTRCLKFVA from the exons ATGGATGAAGACAATTCCAGCCCATTTCGACGCATGTCGAGCCGAACACGTAAGGTTGCTCCTAGAATGGTTGCTGCCCTAGCGAATAGTGACAATCGCGCTCAG GCTGCTCTTGCTCGCCTTGAAGCACTAGAAAATGACAATGCGGGAATGGAGACGATTGAAATTAACGAAGACGATGATACTTCTCTTGATGATGAAGATCAAG TATATATGCACAAGAGGCAGTCCAAGGGCACAAAACGTAAAACCAGACAGGCAAAAGCACTTGAGAATGCTAGGAAAGCCCCAAGAACATTTGCCGAGCTTTTACATGAG GCAAGCATAGAAACATTGCCTTCTCACGTTCCCTCCTATTTGAAGGCAGCTGTGGGACCTCCTAGCTCTACCTCTCGCCGCCATTTCTGTACTGTTTGTGGATATGCTGCCAGCTATACATGTGTGAAGTGTGGGATGCGCTTCTGTTCATGCCGTTGCCAGAATATACATAATGATACCCGTTGTCTGAAATTTGTTGCCTGA